From the Desulfosarcina sp. BuS5 genome, one window contains:
- a CDS encoding LolA family protein, with protein sequence MKKKAYLLIIFYLVVFAGYGACFAKEPENVCDEIGGVLTRLEHNMSEINSISSGFVQEKDLALFKNRLVIKGFVYLKKPDLLAWYVTEPLRYKVVIKGDTIAQWDEETNKTQKISIKKNSALQTVFEQMNKWFSGTYGSMTNEYRIMLLSRAPVSLRFIPKNGTYAYNAISSVTVTFRDDERYIKKIEINEKTGDRTKLTFVNTFLNETIDDAAWEVKPRAK encoded by the coding sequence ATGAAAAAAAAAGCATACCTTCTTATAATATTCTATCTTGTAGTTTTTGCCGGTTACGGCGCCTGTTTTGCTAAAGAGCCTGAAAATGTCTGTGATGAAATCGGCGGGGTGCTGACAAGGCTTGAGCATAATATGTCGGAGATCAATAGTATCTCATCCGGCTTTGTCCAGGAAAAGGATCTGGCCCTGTTTAAAAACAGGCTTGTCATTAAAGGATTTGTTTACTTAAAAAAACCGGATCTTTTAGCCTGGTATGTTACTGAACCGCTAAGATACAAGGTAGTCATTAAAGGTGATACTATTGCTCAGTGGGATGAAGAAACAAACAAAACCCAAAAAATTTCTATTAAAAAAAATTCTGCCTTGCAAACAGTCTTTGAACAGATGAATAAATGGTTTTCAGGTACATACGGTTCCATGACCAATGAATACCGGATCATGCTTCTCAGCCGGGCGCCGGTATCGCTCCGCTTTATTCCCAAAAATGGAACTTATGCCTATAACGCCATCAGCAGCGTCACGGTAACCTTCCGGGATGATGAACGTTATATTAAAAAAATAGAAATCAACGAAAAAACAGGCGACCGCACAAAACTGACATTTGTCAATACATTTTTAAACGAAACTATCGACGATGCCGCGTGGGAGGTTAAACCACGTGCTAAGTAA